A window of Daucus carota subsp. sativus chromosome 2, DH1 v3.0, whole genome shotgun sequence genomic DNA:
ATGTATTTTACGAGTAACAGATAAAGAGTTGGACATAAATACAGGGAATGAGGTGAAATTCAATAACACTAAAGCGGTGACTTACGTGGCCTTCTGCATTGCCTTCATTGCCGCTGCTCCACTTCTTAAAGCATCGACAGTCTCTGTTGTAGCTTTTGCACCTTCCAGCATTATCATCTGATGCCAAAAGTTCATTTATgacgattcaaaaataaaatcaaataatccAGAGAAAGAAATCACTTGTATATGTATAACATATCTTAACAAGAGAACCTGATCATGAATGCGTAACTGAAAATTCCCAAGTTGCTCAACTTGCTGCTCATAAAGCCTCTTTCTTTTTAAACATTGAATTGCCGCTGTCCAACAGCAATAAGGTAGATGGTTTAGCAGGTAAGAAttagaaaattttgatataacaAATCAATGCAGGAGGATTCTGGAACTATTTGccaaatattgaaaaaaaatgggAACTACAGATTTTATTAGAGAGGAATGTCACTTATAAAACATCACCAGGACAGTGACAGGCGcagtattaaataataaaaaacttgCCTTGCTTCCTCATGCAACATGCTAAATATGTAATCGTTAAAGAACTTACAGTAAGCATTGGCAAACGGTGTATATAAGTATGATTgaccttaaaatatatatagtatacatTTTAATATCTTTAGGGTAAAGGTCAAAATAgtaattccaaaaaaaaaaaggccacGATAAAACCGCAAAATATATAGAAACTCTATACTTGCTAAAAACACACCCCGTTTATTCTTGGCTCGAGTGAACTCCTTGGCCTTTTCAATCTCAGCTGTAGCCTTTTTCAAAAGAACTTTCTCTTTCTTCTCCAGCATTTCAAGCGTCTGCATTAAGAGAACCAGTTACCATGATGGGAACAGATGCAGTGTAAATTCCTTCTTTATGACATGATTATAAACAAAAAGACGAAAATGACTATTAGaagcataaaaaaaaaaactgcatGATAAACTATATATTAGTGTCAAGAACAGCTTTCTTTCCCTCGAGAACAAACTTATATTTATTTCACATGGTTAAAAGAAGATAACAGAAGGGTTTTTGTTAATTGAAGGAACGGTTTGGAAGAACAAGGCAGTTGCTTATAATTTCCACTTTCCTGTATATACTCTAGCATCACAGTTCGCAGCTAACCCAATCAGATAAGAGTAATATATACATAAGCATCTGAAGCATAGCATATACAACCAGCCAAGCAAAAGACTAATTCAAGAAAGTCATAccaaatacacacacaaacacatacagagagagagagggagggagggagtcaTAGAGGGAGGGAGAGTCGTAGAGGGAGGGAAGGGGAGAGAgatagggagagagagagagagagagagagagagagagagagagggagagggagagggagagagagagagagagagagagagagagagagagagagagcaccTCAGTTAACTTATCCAAAGTAGCAACAGCATTAGCTTCTGGCTTAGGCTTCCCAAATACACGAGTAAACATGTCTGATTG
This region includes:
- the LOC108206055 gene encoding vacuolar protein sorting-associated protein 32 homolog 2, coding for MFTRVFGKPKPEANAVATLDKLTETLEMLEKKEKVLLKKATAEIEKAKEFTRAKNKRAAIQCLKRKRLYEQQVEQLGNFQLRIHDQMIMLEGAKATTETVDALRSGAAAMKAMQKATNIDDVDKTMDEINEQTEAMKQIQEALSTPIGAAADFDEDELEAELEELEGAELEEQLLQPATTAPAASVSVPAGRQQSRPAPQKNTAEEDELAALQAEMAL